The following are from one region of the Yoonia sp. R2331 genome:
- a CDS encoding LLM class flavin-dependent oxidoreductase, whose amino-acid sequence MEFSLFAHMERTTPEHSQEQLNAEFIALCQMADDAKMRAVWTGEHHGMDFTIAPNPFLNLVNLAHHTKHVRLGTGTIVVPFWHPIKLAGEAASTDLITGGRVELGMARGAYSYEYERLMPGMDAMEAGLRMRETVPLLPQLWAGDCAHTGEFYSFPSTSSAPKPKQDGGPPIWIAARDPNSHEFGVHNGFNIQVTPLWQGIEEIEVLMERFNAACASYDGPRPKIMLLHHTYVGSDAADVSVAAQELSRFYCYFGAWFQNKRPVEQGLIAELSDAELAGNKMMSPENMHRDLTIGTAQEVIDQIKRYEDLGYDEYAFWIDSGMSFERKRASLRRFIDEVMPAFQ is encoded by the coding sequence ATGGAGTTTTCGCTTTTCGCGCATATGGAGCGCACGACGCCGGAACATTCCCAAGAGCAGTTGAATGCAGAGTTCATTGCCCTGTGTCAGATGGCCGATGACGCCAAGATGCGCGCGGTCTGGACGGGCGAACATCATGGGATGGATTTCACCATTGCGCCAAACCCGTTCCTGAATCTGGTGAATTTGGCGCATCACACCAAACATGTGCGCCTTGGCACCGGCACGATTGTGGTGCCGTTCTGGCATCCGATCAAACTGGCCGGAGAGGCGGCATCAACCGATTTGATCACCGGAGGGCGGGTCGAGTTGGGGATGGCGCGCGGGGCCTATTCCTATGAATACGAGCGGTTGATGCCCGGCATGGACGCGATGGAGGCGGGGCTGCGCATGCGCGAAACCGTGCCGCTGCTGCCACAGCTTTGGGCCGGGGATTGCGCCCATACGGGGGAATTTTACAGCTTTCCCAGCACCTCGTCCGCGCCGAAACCCAAGCAGGACGGCGGCCCGCCCATTTGGATTGCGGCGCGCGACCCAAACAGCCATGAATTTGGGGTGCACAACGGGTTCAACATTCAGGTAACGCCGCTGTGGCAGGGGATTGAAGAAATCGAGGTGCTGATGGAGCGGTTCAACGCGGCTTGCGCCAGCTATGACGGGCCGCGCCCCAAGATCATGCTGCTGCACCATACCTATGTCGGGTCCGATGCGGCGGACGTGAGTGTCGCGGCGCAAGAGCTGTCGCGGTTCTATTGCTACTTTGGCGCGTGGTTCCAGAACAAGCGCCCGGTGGAACAGGGCCTAATCGCGGAACTGAGCGACGCAGAGCTGGCGGGCAACAAAATGATGTCGCCCGAAAACATGCACCGCGATCTGACGATTGGCACCGCACAAGAGGTGATTGACCAGATCAAGCGTTACGAGGACCTTGGGTACGACGAATATGCGTTCTGGATCGACAGTGGGATGAGTTTTGAACGCAAGCGCGCGTCGCTGCGGCGGTTCATCGACGAAGTGATGCCCGCGTTTCAATAG
- a CDS encoding aspartate aminotransferase family protein has product MSHVFPRQIKAPPPTAVAAEGCYITDASGKRYLDGSGGAAVSCLGHGDAEVTAAIKAQVDQLAFAHTGFFTSDPAEALADLLIAHAPGDLDRVYFVSGGSEAVEAALKLARQYHIENGEPERQRIIARRQSYHGNTLGALATGGNVWRRAQFAPLLVEVSHIAPCYEYVERADGESAEDYGARAAQELEDEILRLGPETVMAFVAEPVVGATMGAVPAVAGYFRRIREICDRYGVLLILDEVMCGMGRTGHLFACEAEGVAPDILCIAKGLGAGYQPIGAMLCTAAIYDVIGRGSGFFQHGHTYLGHPVACAAGLAVVNAILERDLLRAVNRTSAQLFTALQDRFGQHAHVGDIRGRGLFIGLELVADRATKAPFDPARKLAASIKAAAFEAGLICYPMSGTRDGKHGDHVLLAPPFIYSEDHVAELVDKLDAAFAVI; this is encoded by the coding sequence ATGAGCCATGTTTTCCCACGCCAGATCAAAGCCCCGCCGCCGACAGCCGTGGCGGCAGAGGGGTGCTATATCACCGACGCCAGCGGCAAACGCTATCTGGATGGGTCGGGGGGTGCGGCGGTGTCCTGTCTGGGCCATGGCGACGCAGAGGTGACAGCCGCGATCAAGGCGCAAGTGGACCAGTTGGCCTTTGCCCACACCGGGTTCTTCACCAGTGATCCGGCAGAGGCGCTGGCCGATCTGTTGATCGCCCATGCGCCCGGCGATCTGGACCGGGTCTATTTCGTGTCGGGGGGGTCCGAGGCGGTGGAGGCGGCGCTGAAGCTCGCGCGGCAGTACCATATTGAAAACGGCGAACCGGAGCGCCAGCGCATCATCGCAAGGCGGCAAAGCTACCACGGCAACACGCTGGGCGCGCTGGCCACGGGCGGCAATGTCTGGCGGCGGGCGCAATTTGCGCCGCTGCTGGTCGAGGTCAGCCATATTGCGCCTTGCTATGAATATGTGGAACGGGCGGACGGCGAGAGCGCAGAGGATTACGGCGCGCGGGCGGCACAAGAGCTGGAAGATGAAATCCTGCGGCTGGGGCCAGAAACGGTGATGGCCTTTGTGGCCGAGCCGGTGGTGGGGGCCACGATGGGGGCGGTGCCTGCAGTTGCGGGCTATTTCCGGCGCATCCGCGAAATCTGCGACCGCTATGGGGTCTTGCTGATCCTTGATGAGGTGATGTGCGGCATGGGACGGACCGGGCACCTGTTTGCCTGCGAGGCAGAGGGTGTCGCACCCGATATCCTGTGCATCGCCAAGGGGTTAGGGGCCGGATACCAGCCGATTGGCGCGATGCTGTGCACGGCCGCCATCTATGATGTCATCGGCAGGGGCAGCGGGTTTTTCCAGCATGGTCACACCTATCTGGGTCATCCGGTGGCCTGCGCGGCGGGGCTGGCGGTGGTGAATGCGATTTTGGAGCGTGACCTCTTGCGGGCGGTCAATCGCACCTCTGCCCAGTTGTTCACCGCCTTGCAGGACCGCTTTGGCCAGCACGCCCATGTGGGCGATATCCGCGGGCGGGGGCTGTTCATCGGGCTGGAGCTGGTCGCGGACCGGGCGACCAAAGCGCCGTTTGACCCCGCGCGCAAGCTGGCCGCATCGATCAAGGCGGCGGCGTTTGAGGCGGGGTTGATCTGTTACCCGATGAGCGGGACGCGCGACGGCAAACATGGCGATCACGTGCTGCTCGCCCCGCCGTTCATCTATTCAGAGGACCACGTGGCAGAGCTGGTCGACAAGCTGGATGCCGCCTTTGCGGTGATCTGA
- a CDS encoding alpha/beta fold hydrolase, with amino-acid sequence MTWTTRQRSDFAGLRAVVAGNGPVLLLLHGVGLRAEAWGAQIDALAGAFRVIAVDLPGHGESGGVVDDLARVAGELAASLDAPALVAGHSMGAMIALEVASRHPGKLCGVAALNAIFERDPVASAAVQARAAALDGVSAVDPALTLQRWFGEADSAERRACEAWLRGVDPAAYRAAYSAFAQGDGPAPAALQGLDCPALFMTGAEEPNSTPAMSRAMAGLAPKGRAVIVPGAAHMMPMTHADAVTRALHALATATGGT; translated from the coding sequence ATGACGTGGACAACCCGGCAGCGGTCTGACTTTGCAGGCCTGCGCGCCGTTGTGGCGGGCAATGGGCCGGTGCTTCTGTTGCTGCATGGCGTTGGTCTGCGGGCAGAGGCCTGGGGGGCGCAGATTGATGCGTTGGCAGGGGCATTCCGGGTGATCGCGGTGGACCTGCCTGGGCATGGCGAAAGCGGCGGCGTGGTGGATGATCTGGCGCGCGTGGCGGGGGAACTGGCCGCATCATTGGACGCACCAGCACTGGTGGCGGGGCATTCGATGGGCGCGATGATCGCGCTGGAGGTTGCATCGCGTCATCCGGGCAAGCTGTGCGGTGTTGCGGCGCTGAATGCGATCTTTGAGCGTGACCCGGTGGCGTCAGCGGCGGTGCAGGCGCGGGCGGCGGCATTGGATGGGGTCAGCGCTGTGGACCCGGCGCTGACCTTGCAACGGTGGTTCGGCGAGGCCGACAGCGCGGAGCGGCGTGCCTGCGAGGCTTGGTTGCGCGGGGTGGACCCGGCGGCCTATCGCGCGGCCTATTCCGCCTTTGCACAAGGCGATGGGCCAGCGCCTGCGGCTTTGCAGGGGTTGGATTGCCCCGCGCTGTTCATGACCGGGGCGGAAGAACCCAATTCAACGCCTGCCATGTCACGGGCAATGGCGGGTCTGGCCCCCAAAGGCCGCGCGGTGATCGTGCCGGGGGCCGCACATATGATGCCGATGACACATGCGGATGCGGTAACCCGCGCCTTGCATGCCCTAGCCACAGCCACCGGAGGGACCTGA
- a CDS encoding 3-keto-5-aminohexanoate cleavage protein, producing MGTPFELMVAPNGARLQKADHPGVPITPAEMAATAAACADAGASAIHVHARDAAGRHTLDAAAYAEVLVQIRARTTLRMQVTTEAAGIYDVDAQRRCLAEVDATDASVALREIARDPAGLRATYAMAAGRGIEVQHILYDTDDLALLLRYFDEGVIAEGQRRVLFVLGRYAPGQVSTPDDLTPFLRQMGQVPLRWSACAFGAQEQACLLAALQAGGHARIGFENNRTAPDGRVFQDNAASVAAFVTAAAKAGFTPMEVPA from the coding sequence GTGGGAACCCCGTTTGAACTGATGGTCGCCCCAAATGGCGCGCGCCTGCAGAAGGCGGACCACCCGGGCGTGCCAATCACCCCGGCCGAGATGGCCGCGACGGCGGCCGCCTGTGCAGATGCAGGGGCCAGCGCGATCCATGTCCATGCGCGCGACGCGGCAGGCCGGCACACGCTGGATGCAGCGGCCTATGCCGAGGTTTTGGTGCAGATCAGGGCGCGGACCACGCTGCGCATGCAGGTGACGACCGAGGCGGCGGGGATCTATGACGTGGACGCACAGCGGCGCTGTCTGGCCGAAGTTGACGCCACGGACGCCAGCGTCGCCCTGCGGGAGATTGCGCGCGATCCGGCAGGGTTGCGCGCGACCTATGCAATGGCGGCGGGGCGCGGGATCGAAGTGCAGCATATCCTTTATGATACCGACGATCTGGCGCTGTTGCTGCGGTACTTTGACGAAGGCGTGATTGCTGAGGGGCAGCGCCGGGTGCTGTTTGTGCTGGGGCGTTATGCGCCAGGGCAGGTGTCCACGCCCGATGATCTGACGCCGTTCCTGCGGCAGATGGGGCAGGTGCCGCTGCGCTGGTCGGCTTGCGCCTTTGGCGCGCAGGAACAGGCCTGTTTGTTGGCCGCCTTGCAGGCCGGTGGGCATGCGCGGATCGGGTTTGAGAACAACCGCACAGCGCCGGATGGGCGCGTATTTCAAGATAACGCCGCATCGGTCGCGGCGTTTGTCACAGCGGCCGCAAAGGCCGGTTTCACACCGATGGAGGTGCCCGCATGA
- a CDS encoding MurR/RpiR family transcriptional regulator, with translation MDPTLKTNTITALMQGIPAFSPQMKSAAKYVVDHPSAFGLDSIRETARKAHVSTYTLVNMAKRLGFPSFEAFREPFRQALVSSTNTRSDPLWLANVRDQSDLGPTYADAAQNAMSVVSHSLERQQLDKMEQVADMLMSARTVYVTAIRSSYAVAYYLHYVGRMALPSLLLIPRHRNSAIDDLNDAGPGDVLIAITVTPYSRETIEACDFARKKGVKLLLITDSEVVSPEFQAEHTLVASVISSHNFGCYSGMMAVVELLLALLMKRGGRAAMDRIKSYEQVRTENNAYWVRQKKH, from the coding sequence ATGGACCCGACGCTCAAGACCAACACCATCACCGCGCTGATGCAGGGCATCCCTGCGTTTTCACCGCAGATGAAATCGGCGGCGAAATACGTGGTCGATCACCCCTCTGCCTTTGGGCTCGATTCCATCCGCGAAACCGCGCGCAAGGCGCATGTCAGTACCTATACCCTTGTAAACATGGCGAAAAGGCTGGGCTTCCCAAGTTTTGAGGCGTTCCGCGAGCCCTTTCGTCAGGCGCTTGTGTCCAGCACCAACACCCGGTCTGATCCGCTTTGGCTGGCAAACGTGCGGGACCAGTCCGACCTTGGTCCGACCTATGCCGATGCGGCGCAAAACGCGATGTCGGTGGTGTCGCACTCGCTCGAACGGCAGCAATTGGACAAGATGGAACAGGTGGCCGACATGCTGATGTCGGCCCGCACGGTCTATGTCACGGCGATCCGGTCCAGCTATGCGGTGGCCTATTACCTGCACTACGTGGGCCGGATGGCCCTGCCGTCGCTGCTGTTGATCCCGCGCCACCGCAACAGCGCCATTGACGATCTCAATGACGCAGGCCCGGGCGACGTGCTGATTGCGATCACCGTCACCCCTTACTCGCGCGAAACAATCGAGGCCTGTGATTTTGCACGCAAAAAGGGTGTAAAGCTCCTGCTCATCACGGATTCAGAGGTCGTCTCGCCCGAATTTCAGGCCGAACATACGCTGGTGGCCTCGGTCATCAGCAGCCACAACTTTGGCTGCTATTCGGGCATGATGGCCGTGGTCGAACTCTTGCTGGCGCTCTTGATGAAACGCGGCGGACGCGCGGCAATGGATCGAATCAAGTCCTACGAACAGGTCCGCACCGAGAACAACGCCTACTGGGTCCGGCAAAAAAAACATTAG
- a CDS encoding amino acid synthesis family protein, which translates to MTPEIRKIVTYEEETLIEGFRTAKRPLRMFAVAAVLTNPWAGRFVDDLKPEIQAMGPVLGQMMTERMIALAGGGDRIEAYGKAAVVGLNGEIEHASGLIHTLRFGNFYREAVGAKSYLSFTNTRGGANAPIMVPLMDKNDAGRRSHYLTLQFAIPDAPRDNEVVVVLGGADGGRPHHRIGDRYQDLKDLGHDVDNPAAV; encoded by the coding sequence ATGACCCCCGAAATCCGCAAGATCGTGACCTATGAAGAAGAGACCCTGATCGAGGGGTTTCGCACTGCCAAGCGCCCGTTGCGGATGTTTGCGGTGGCCGCTGTGCTGACGAACCCTTGGGCGGGGCGGTTTGTGGATGACCTGAAGCCCGAGATTCAGGCGATGGGCCCGGTGCTGGGCCAGATGATGACAGAGCGGATGATCGCGTTGGCAGGCGGCGGTGACCGGATCGAGGCCTATGGCAAGGCCGCCGTTGTCGGGCTGAATGGCGAAATTGAGCACGCCTCTGGTCTGATCCACACGTTGCGGTTTGGCAATTTCTATCGCGAGGCGGTGGGCGCGAAGTCTTATCTGTCGTTCACCAATACGCGCGGCGGGGCCAATGCGCCGATCATGGTGCCGCTGATGGACAAGAACGATGCGGGCCGCCGGTCGCATTACCTGACCTTGCAATTCGCGATCCCTGACGCGCCGCGCGATAACGAGGTTGTGGTGGTGCTGGGCGGGGCCGATGGCGGGCGGCCACATCACCGGATTGGCGACCGCTATCAGGACCTAAAGGATCTGGGACATGACGTGGACAACCCGGCAGCGGTCTGA
- a CDS encoding TAXI family TRAP transporter solute-binding subunit yields MKMMGGVFAAAMMALGGAASAQDQQFISIGTGGVTGVYYPTGGAICRLVNRDRKDHGIRCAVESTGGSVYNINTIKAGELEFGVAQSDWQFHAYNGTSKFEGDAAFPGVRAMFSVHPEPFTLIVRADSGIESFEDLAGKRVNVGNPGSGQRATMEVVMDAFGMGMDSFALATEYKGSEMAKQICDDNIDAMIYTIGHPAAAIKEATTTCDVKLVSVVGEPIDQLVADNPYYRVATIPGGMYAGTDGDTTTFGVGATFVTSADVSDDVAYVVAKAVLSNLDDFRGLHPAFANLDAAQMISDGLSAPLHPGAERAYKELGLME; encoded by the coding sequence ATGAAAATGATGGGTGGCGTCTTTGCCGCGGCCATGATGGCCCTTGGTGGCGCTGCATCCGCGCAGGACCAGCAGTTTATCTCAATCGGCACCGGTGGCGTCACGGGCGTCTACTACCCCACTGGTGGTGCCATTTGCCGTCTGGTGAACCGCGACCGCAAGGATCACGGCATTCGCTGTGCTGTGGAATCGACCGGTGGCTCGGTCTACAACATCAACACCATCAAGGCAGGCGAGCTGGAATTTGGCGTCGCTCAGTCCGACTGGCAATTCCACGCCTACAACGGCACCTCCAAGTTCGAAGGCGATGCTGCATTCCCCGGTGTCCGCGCGATGTTCTCTGTCCACCCAGAGCCCTTCACGCTGATCGTGCGTGCTGACAGCGGCATCGAAAGCTTCGAGGATCTGGCAGGCAAGCGTGTCAACGTCGGAAACCCCGGTTCCGGCCAGCGCGCCACAATGGAAGTCGTCATGGACGCTTTCGGCATGGGCATGGACAGCTTTGCGCTCGCGACCGAATACAAAGGGTCAGAGATGGCCAAGCAGATCTGCGACGATAACATCGACGCAATGATCTACACCATCGGCCACCCGGCCGCTGCGATCAAAGAAGCGACAACCACCTGTGACGTGAAACTGGTGTCAGTTGTGGGCGAACCGATTGACCAGCTGGTCGCGGACAACCCCTACTACCGTGTCGCCACCATCCCCGGCGGGATGTACGCGGGCACAGACGGTGACACCACCACCTTTGGTGTGGGTGCGACGTTCGTGACCTCTGCCGACGTGTCCGACGATGTGGCCTATGTGGTCGCCAAGGCGGTGCTGTCGAACCTCGATGACTTCCGTGGCCTGCACCCGGCATTTGCCAACCTCGATGCGGCACAGATGATCAGCGATGGTCTCTCAGCGCCGCTGCACCCCGGTGCAGAACGAGCCTACAAAGAACTGGGCCTGATGGAATAA
- a CDS encoding LysR family transcriptional regulator, which yields MAKSLPPLTWFRAFEAAGRHLSFTAAAAEIGMTQSAVSQQVKALETRLRVPLFTRRARGLSLTDDGRRLLPQVEAALGQLQAATKGFDAGPAADTLTVASSVSVAQWVIAPHLQNFTAAHPALKIRFLSAVWPDDFHTARADVEIRFGSQKQVGRDARLLTPNHLIALKAPGLSGDLSTLPLIEAVGTSTGWAAWGQKINPVPDPALFADSFGMALHMAALGNGVALVSALLATHALDSGQLTRAHPGTIPSQEGYYLSASDTPAARAFHDWLLTRLPG from the coding sequence ATGGCGAAATCCCTGCCGCCGCTCACATGGTTCCGCGCGTTCGAGGCGGCAGGCCGCCACCTCAGCTTCACCGCTGCGGCGGCAGAAATTGGCATGACCCAATCCGCCGTCAGCCAGCAGGTCAAAGCACTGGAAACCCGGCTGCGGGTGCCGCTGTTTACCCGTCGCGCGCGGGGGCTGTCGCTGACCGACGATGGCCGCCGTCTTTTGCCGCAGGTCGAGGCGGCACTGGGCCAGTTGCAGGCCGCGACCAAGGGCTTTGACGCAGGCCCCGCTGCCGATACGCTGACCGTCGCCAGTTCGGTCAGCGTCGCGCAATGGGTGATCGCGCCGCACTTGCAAAACTTCACAGCCGCACACCCGGCGCTGAAAATCCGCTTTCTGTCCGCCGTCTGGCCCGATGACTTTCACACCGCCCGTGCGGACGTGGAAATTCGCTTTGGCAGTCAAAAACAGGTGGGCCGTGATGCCCGGCTTTTGACACCGAACCACTTGATCGCGCTCAAGGCCCCCGGCCTCTCCGGCGACCTCAGCACGCTGCCGCTGATCGAGGCTGTCGGCACCTCCACCGGCTGGGCCGCATGGGGGCAAAAAATCAACCCCGTGCCAGACCCCGCACTTTTTGCCGACAGTTTTGGCATGGCCCTGCACATGGCCGCACTTGGCAACGGCGTGGCACTTGTCAGCGCGCTGCTGGCAACCCACGCACTGGACAGCGGCCAGTTGACCCGCGCCCATCCCGGCACGATCCCGTCGCAAGAGGGGTATTACCTTTCGGCCAGCGACACGCCCGCTGCGCGCGCGTTTCATGACTGGCTGCTAACCCGTCTGCCCGGCTGA